A single region of the Jaculus jaculus isolate mJacJac1 chromosome 15, mJacJac1.mat.Y.cur, whole genome shotgun sequence genome encodes:
- the LOC123455081 gene encoding PRELI domain containing protein 3B-like: MKIWTSEHVFDHPWETVTTAAMQKYPNPMNPSVVGVDVLHRHIDRSGKLHSHRLLSTEWGLPSIVKSLIGAERTKTYVQEHSVVDPVRKTMELRSTNISFTNMVSVDERLTYKPHPQDPEKTVLTQEAVITVKGVNLSSSLEGLMASTISSNARKGREAMEWVIRKLNAEVEALAASARGSIRAPIAAAALGEE, translated from the coding sequence ATGAAGATCTGGACGTCCGAGCACGTTTTTGACCACCCATGGGAAACCGTTACTACCGCTGCCATGCAGAAATACCCAAACCCGATGAACCCCAGCGTGGTTGGCGTTGATGTGCTCCACCGACATATAGATCGTTCTGGAAAGCTGCACAGCCACAGGCTTCTCAGCACCGAGTGGGGCCTGCCCTCCATTGTGAAGTCTCTTATTGGTGCAGAAAGAACCAAGACGTATGTGCAGGAGCACTCTGTGGTTGACCCTGTGAGGAAGACAATGGAGCTGAGGTCTACCAACATTTCATTCACTAATATGGTTTCCGTAGATGAGAGACTTACATACAAGCCACATCCACAGGACCCAGAAAAGACTGTTTTGACCCAGGAAGCCGTAATCACTGTGAAAGGCGTCAACTTGAGCAGCTCCCTCGAAGGACTGATGGCCAGCACCATATCTTCCAACGCAAGGAAAGGCCGAGAAGCAATGGAGTGGGTGATCCGTAAGTTAAACGCCGAGGTTGAAGCACTGGCCGCTTCGGCACGAGGAAGCATAAGGGCGCCCATAGCGGCGGCTGCGCTGGGCGAGGAGTGA